The following are encoded together in the Streptomyces sp. NBC_00341 genome:
- a CDS encoding ABC transporter substrate-binding protein: MRAVVRTAAAAATALALLLTGCGGGDGGADGRITIRFQSLAWQKESVDANKQLVKEWNASHPDVRVQYVQGSWDSVHDQLLTSFEGDEAPDVIHDASDDLADFAYGGYLADLRTLLPGRLTADIPQRSWRTSTFDGGVYGVPFLQEPRVLIANTKILKASGVRVPTPEKPWSWTEFGQVTKKLTGKGRYGVAWPLKEPVSVTLNLGLSAGGELFHRGADGKVTLAMDDGDLVVPRTIHDQVNTDHSAARTALGMGGGDALPGLFGGKYAMVPLGFSYRQQVVEQAPKGFEWTVLPAPAGSAGLAQGVSPQTLSVAEDSPHKKEAVEFIDFLLRPANMVRLAKGDWMLPTGKEALADPSLHTADRGWATGVALAGALRSAPAQSVRGYPEWKDKVATPAYQEYYSGAIDAAELRKRLVKDGNRVLARYQR, from the coding sequence ATGCGGGCAGTGGTACGCACGGCAGCCGCGGCGGCCACCGCGCTGGCCCTGCTGCTCACCGGATGCGGCGGCGGTGACGGCGGGGCGGACGGCAGGATCACGATCCGCTTCCAGTCGCTGGCCTGGCAGAAGGAGTCCGTCGACGCCAACAAGCAGCTGGTGAAGGAGTGGAACGCGAGCCATCCCGATGTCCGGGTCCAGTACGTCCAGGGCAGCTGGGACAGCGTCCACGACCAGCTCCTCACCTCGTTCGAGGGGGACGAGGCGCCCGACGTCATCCATGACGCGTCCGACGACCTCGCGGACTTCGCCTACGGCGGCTACCTCGCCGATCTGCGCACCCTGCTGCCCGGCCGGCTCACCGCCGACATCCCGCAGCGGAGCTGGCGCACCAGCACCTTCGACGGCGGCGTCTACGGCGTGCCCTTCCTCCAGGAACCGCGCGTCCTGATCGCCAACACCAAGATCCTCAAGGCCTCCGGGGTCCGCGTCCCGACCCCGGAGAAGCCCTGGAGTTGGACGGAATTCGGGCAGGTCACCAAGAAGCTCACCGGCAAGGGCCGTTACGGAGTCGCCTGGCCGCTCAAGGAACCGGTCTCCGTCACGCTCAACCTCGGCCTCTCGGCCGGCGGCGAGCTGTTCCACCGAGGCGCCGACGGAAAGGTCACGCTCGCCATGGACGACGGCGATCTCGTCGTCCCCCGGACCATCCACGACCAGGTCAACACCGACCACAGCGCCGCCCGTACCGCGCTCGGCATGGGCGGCGGCGACGCCCTTCCCGGTCTCTTCGGCGGCAAGTACGCCATGGTGCCGCTGGGGTTCTCCTACCGTCAGCAGGTGGTCGAACAGGCCCCGAAGGGCTTCGAGTGGACGGTGCTGCCCGCCCCGGCCGGAAGCGCGGGCCTTGCCCAGGGCGTGAGCCCGCAGACCCTGTCCGTCGCCGAGGACAGCCCGCACAAGAAGGAGGCCGTGGAGTTCATCGACTTCCTGCTCCGGCCGGCGAACATGGTGCGCCTCGCCAAGGGCGACTGGATGCTGCCCACCGGCAAGGAGGCGCTGGCGGACCCCTCGCTGCACACCGCGGACCGGGGCTGGGCGACCGGCGTCGCCCTCGCGGGCGCACTGCGTTCCGCACCGGCCCAGTCCGTGCGCGGCTACCCCGAGTGGAAGGACAAGGTCGCCACCCCCGCGTACCAGGAGTACTACAGCGGTGCGATCGACGCGGCCGAACTGAGGAAGCGTCTGGTCAAGGACGGGAACCGGGTGCTGGCCCGCTACCAGCGCTGA
- a CDS encoding carbohydrate ABC transporter permease — protein sequence MSMRTRRSVRAGQYLALLCYLVFLAFPFLWLISTAFKPAPELGSLHPTWIPHHPTLDNFRAAFDEQPLLRAAANSLIAAVSAGFIAVVIATPMAYVMARHRSRLSAAATGWVVVSQAFPFVLLIIPLFLVLKYLHLINTLWGLIMVYVVWSLPFALWMLVGYVRAVPPELEEAAAVDGASRLRTLVSVTAPLLAPGIVATALFAFITAWNEFFFALVLLKTPEKQTLPVVLTHFLGAEGASDLGPLAAAAFLATLPSLVLFAVIQRRITGGMLAGAVKS from the coding sequence ATGAGCATGCGTACCCGCAGGTCCGTGCGGGCCGGGCAGTACCTCGCGCTGCTGTGCTACCTGGTCTTCCTGGCGTTCCCGTTCCTCTGGCTGATCTCCACCGCCTTCAAACCGGCGCCGGAGCTGGGCTCCCTGCACCCCACCTGGATCCCGCACCACCCGACGCTCGACAACTTCCGGGCCGCGTTCGACGAACAGCCGCTGCTGCGGGCCGCCGCCAACTCGCTGATCGCCGCCGTCTCGGCCGGGTTCATCGCGGTCGTCATCGCCACCCCGATGGCCTATGTGATGGCCCGCCACCGCTCGCGGCTCTCCGCCGCCGCCACCGGCTGGGTGGTGGTCAGCCAGGCGTTCCCGTTCGTCCTGCTGATCATTCCGCTGTTCCTGGTGCTCAAGTACCTGCATCTGATCAACACGCTGTGGGGGCTGATCATGGTGTACGTCGTGTGGTCGCTGCCGTTCGCGCTGTGGATGCTGGTCGGATACGTACGGGCCGTGCCGCCCGAACTGGAGGAGGCGGCGGCGGTCGACGGTGCGAGCCGGCTGCGGACGCTCGTCTCGGTCACCGCGCCGCTGCTGGCCCCCGGGATCGTCGCCACCGCGCTCTTCGCCTTCATCACCGCGTGGAACGAGTTCTTCTTCGCGCTCGTCCTGCTCAAGACACCGGAGAAGCAGACCTTGCCGGTCGTACTGACCCACTTCCTCGGCGCGGAGGGCGCGAGCGATCTCGGGCCGCTCGCCGCCGCCGCGTTCCTCGCCACCCTCCCCTCACTCGTCCTCTTCGCGGTCATCCAGCGGCGGATCACGGGCGGCATGCTGGCCGGGGCGGTGAAGAGCTGA